The sequence NNNNNNNNNNNNNNNNNNNNNNNNNNNNNNNNNNNNNNNNNNNNNNNNNNNNNNNNNNNNNNNNNNNNNNNNNNNNNNNNNNNNNNNNNNNNNNNNNNNNNNNNNNNNNNNNNNNNNNNNNNNNNNNNNNNNNNNNNNNNNNNNNNNNNNNNNNNNNNNNNNNNNNNNNNNNNNNNNNNNNNNNNNNNNNNNNNNNNNNNNNNNNNNNNNNNNNNNNNNNNNNNNNNNNNNNNNNNNNNNNNNNNNNNNNNNNNNNNNNNNNNNNNNNNNNNNNNNNNNNNNNNNNNNNNNNNNNNNNNNNNNNNNNNNNNNNNNNNNNNNNNNNNNNNNNNNNNNNNNNNNNNNNNNNNNNNNNNNNNNNNNNNNNNNNNNNNNNNNNNNNNNNNNNNNNNNNNNNNNNNNNNNNNNNNNNNNNNNNNNNNNNNNNNNNNNNNNNNNNNNNNNNNNNNNNNNNNNNNNNNNNNNNNNNNNNNNNNNNNNNNNNNNNNNNNNNNNNNNNNNNNNNNNNNNNNNNNNNNNNNNNNNNNNNNNNNNNNNNNNNNNNNNNNNNNNNNNNNNNNNNNNNNNNNNNNNNNNNNNNNNNNNNNNNNNNNNNNNNNNNNNNNNNNNNNNNNNNNNNNNNNNNNNNNNNNNNNNNNNNNNNNNNNNNNNNNNNNNNNNNNNNNNNNNNNNNNNNNNNNNNNNNNNNNNNNNNNNNNNNNNNNNNNNNNNNNNNNNNNNNNNNNNNNNNNNNNNNNNNNNNNNNNNNNNNNNNNNNNNNNNNNNNNNNNNNNNNNNNNNNNNNNNNNNNNNNNNNNNNNNNNNNNNNNNNNNNNNNNNNNNNNNNNNNNNNNNNNNNNNNNNNNNNNNNNNNNNNNNNNNNNNNNNNNNNNNNNNNNNNNNNNNNNNNNNNNNNNNNNNNNNNNNNNNNNNNNNNNNNNNNNNNNNNNNNNNNNNNNNNNNNNNNNNNNNNNNNNNNNNNNNNNNNNNNNNNNNNNNNNNNNNNNNNNNNNNNNNNNNNNNNNNNaaaaaaaaaaaaaaccgtgaCTTTTGCGTGAAGGATGAGTTTGCCATAGCTGAGTAATACCATTGTGTTTTAATAAAACATCGAGGTATTATTCGAAATGTAAGACAGTCACGTATTATTCGAAATGTAACATAGACTGATCCGAATGATGAATGGCTGACAATTGGCATGGGAATTGCGTGAGACATATATAATGTTTgcaaatgcttttaaaaaatgaatatggattttttctttaaaaatttgccATAACATTAGACCAGGATATAAATTCTAGACAATTACATGATATGGCAATTATGAGTGCCAGTGATATCCTGATGACATCATCAATTTATGGCCATGTTTCTTGAACTGTCACAACAGTATTAGATTAACAGGACAACATTCAGTAAAAACCCTCAAAAGTAGAGGTGGCCTACAGGAGAAAATCAAGAATTTGCAAAGAATTAACATAATTGGTACActcatgttatatatatgtatgtatatttttttaaaaattctttaTAGTTCCAAAAGAATTTGTATGAACCTTGACTTTCCGAAGCACTAAGAAACCTGCACAAATGTTTCGAAATGCTCTTTACTTGCAGTCATTCCCTCTTACCCTCTTCTTCTTCATCCACATCAGAAGAATCCCCATCTTTTCTGTCTAAGCTGACTAAACCGATACTGCCTTGAGGAGTTTCTTTGACAAGGGATTcaatttcttcttcatcatTCCCTTCTTCCTTATTGCCCGAGTATGCGTAACTGGCAGAAGTCATGTTGTGTTTATGAGTAATGAGTCACATTGTTTGCCAAATATAATAAGTAGAAAGGGAGGTCCTACAACTGTACACACCCGAAATTAATCAACTAATTAATTTCTTCGCAGATAAAATCCGAAATTGCCCAACATTATCAACTGTGTAATTTAGAATTCGAAAGGAATGTTGCATGTACGTAGGGTAGATCAGTAGAAGACTTCAAAAACTCCAAAGTAAGATAAATTTGCAATGTGGGTCATATTCTCTCTTGTTATATATTCCAGTGAAAAGAAAAGGGCtgcattaaataaaaaatttaaaatttaccgCTGGGAGCTTTGTGATGGAGCCCAGAGGAAACAGATAACACAAAGCAACGCAAATGCAAGAATGTCCCAGAAAGCAGTGATAATCCAGGCACTAGCCCACTTCTCGTTGAAGGGGTCTGTTGCCTTGAAGTAAACCTGCAGGAAGTAGAGTCAATAGGTAATCAAATGTTAGTCTCCAATCTCCAGGAATATATGCAATCAAAACaaagttgtgaaaaagtaaaaaataacaaaatttggaaatttttttcagACGTACTAATGGACGTTTCTCAGTAAGTGATGTCTGGAAATCAAAATACAAGTTATACAACCTAATGTTCAATTTAAGTTGGAGATAAAAGAATTTTCATTTCTGTTTTAATTCTACATCCTACTCCAGTTTTCCTTGATTGTATTATCCACATCAAGGACAACAGGTCTGGAGGCAGGATAACCCCTGCTAAAGATTGCAACAACATTTTTTGTTTGATATTCATATTCAATATCCAGGTTTCTGCAAATTCCGAAGAAAAATGTTTTCCTACCAGtacataaatttttatcatcACAATGATATCTAACATGAAAAAGAAACTTAATTATGAGCGGATTGGAAAAGAATAAGCTGAAATAAGAACATACCTCATATCCAATCCACACAACAGACAAAACAATTGTAACTGCTAGAGCATTTGAAAATTTCCTGTATATCTCCAATTTAATTGAACTTCTTTTAGCCTGAAAACACGGAAGTATGGTAAAAAATATGGTAGGTGCAGCATAGTAGAGAAGATAACAAAGAAATCCGGATGGCGGATACACAACTCAATCACAAAATGAAGGTGTTAAATGTAATGATACCTGCAGTTGATCTAGTGTTTTGGAAAGAGAAGTGAATATCCACAAAATTAAGAAGGCATCCAATATTGCAACAGGAAGGACAAGAAAGACTCTGGCTCGTCCTGCTTTGTCATTTATTGTACCCACATACTCAGCAATATTAAGCATTTCTGATGCCAAGAAATAAGTTATACCAAGGAGAAGCACCTTTGGTGTAAGACCGCCAAGCGTGGGCCGGACAACACCATATCCCATTGCAACAGAAAGAATCAGAAGGCGTGAAATAGTTCTTCTAATGGCTCCAATTGTCACAACCCAGGTTGTGATCCCCATAGGCCTTGTACCGGTGTTGTTGAAATATGCATAGTCAAAATACCAAAAAGTCGTCTCCAACAGTCCAAGAGCGACAACAGAAGTTATGCAATGTTGCAGCACTAAAACATCTATCCAGTATTTCACATACTGGAAAAACCAGATGATGCTGAGGATTGCATATGCGAcagccatacatacatagaaACCCATTAAAGGAGCCATCCGACCAGGTAAGTAGCCATCAGGGTTTTTCCACTCCGTCTTCCCAGTCACCCTCATTCCCTTCAGGTTTGAATCGCATGTAATAAAAAATAGGTTGTACATGCCAGTCTTTTTAATGTTGATTTCCTTGTTATTTTTCACATGGGCAGATAACGAGTTTCCTCTAAAATAAACATTGAACACAACCGGCCAGTTATTGTCAGTTGCTGACAGTGTCCTTATAACTTCTCCTTCTTTGCAATCTTCCAGTTTGGCAAGATCAGGGGTGCAACAAATAGATCTCTGCCCCCCGTAAGCAGATCCGCCGATTTTATCGCGGTCAGCTGCCTCAAAAATTACTATTTGAACCAACTTATTACCATCTGCCATTTGCCTGTCAGCAGTTATGTCCCTCCAGAATGTGATATTCTCAAACCTAAATcagtttaaaattaaaaatgtaatcGCACAAATATCAAAACGAAGATTTAGTAAGAAAGCCATGGTTGTGGCACTTTGCTTTTGCTTTGaaagacaaaaaaaatcaaattatttaacGCCTGGAACATCCTATAAAGATGGATATTTTTCACAAAAGTACCAATTAACTGTATTTTGAGTTTGGCGTGCAAGCGCAAACACACACAGACATATAACAAatgacaaaagaaaaaaaaagaaatatttgaggcATGTATTGAGGAATTTTGTATTTTCCTTTCACAATAGGAAAAAGGGAAACAGAAACTAAGTAGTGAAGTTTCAGGATTCCTTGGATGTCCATACATAGATACCTCAACAATTAATAACACGTGAACAAAGGAAAAACCAATGGAACCATGCTTGTGTGTCCATAAACAACATGCAACTACAAAAGATGAACAAAAAACCGAGTTTCGTTTCGTAACTCTTCCAGGTGAATGTTCTCAAGATATGAATCCATTAATTTCAGACAAAATGGTATGGAGTTCCCATATCCATGGCTTCATCCAACCATGACAAAGCAATAGAATCTTTAAATCTTTATTTCTATGGGTAATCGGTAAAAGGATCTCTATTTCTGAATCCAAAATCGAGACATCATAAAAGAACAGCAAGATACTGAACTGTCATTCACAGCTCTGGAATCCACTACCAGCAGG comes from Primulina huaijiensis isolate GDHJ02 chromosome 17, ASM1229523v2, whole genome shotgun sequence and encodes:
- the LOC140963527 gene encoding uncharacterized protein, with amino-acid sequence MAAASSFSNQGAILNSLLPVIVLVLVLAAGSAEASLHIYDRDPFREVGNAYLLSGGSEGVAASRVSTDQRGRSYIRFENITFWRDITADRQMADGNKLVQIVIFEAADRDKIGGSAYGGQRSICCTPDLAKLEDCKEGEVIRTLSATDNNWPVVFNVYFRGNSLSAHVKNNKEINIKKTGMYNLFFITCDSNLKGMRVTGKTEWKNPDGYLPGRMAPLMGFYVCMAVAYAILSIIWFFQYVKYWIDVLVLQHCITSVVALGLLETTFWYFDYAYFNNTGTRPMGITTWVVTIGAIRRTISRLLILSVAMGYGVVRPTLGGLTPKVLLLGITYFLASEMLNIAEYVGTINDKAGRARVFLVLPVAILDAFLILWIFTSLSKTLDQLQAKRSSIKLEIYRKFSNALAVTIVLSVVWIGYEVYFKATDPFNEKWASAWIITAFWDILAFALLCVICFLWAPSQSSQRYAYSGNKEEGNDEEEIESLVKETPQGSIGLVSLDRKDGDSSDVDEEEEGKRE